One part of the Entelurus aequoreus isolate RoL-2023_Sb linkage group LG05, RoL_Eaeq_v1.1, whole genome shotgun sequence genome encodes these proteins:
- the timm22 gene encoding mitochondrial import inner membrane translocase subunit Tim22, with protein sequence MAASTSFTEAALADSKSSISTGHSVGNAPIQYSMILDHLIGDKRTVKDMNPGIMGGLPVPSKSEEQKRIERAMESCAFKSLLACVGGFVLGGAFGVFTAGIDTNVGFDPKDPTRTPTAREVLRDMGQRGMSYAKNFAIVGAMFSCTECIIESHRGKSDWKNAVYSGCITGGAIGFRAGLKAGVLGCGGFAAFSAAIEYYLR encoded by the exons ATGGCGGCGTCCACGAGTTTCACAGAGGCTGCCCTCGCCGATTCTAAAAGTTCTATTTCAACTGGCCATAGCGTGGGAAACGCACCGATTCAGTACAGTATGATTCTGGATCATCTTATTGGGGACAAGAGGACGGTGAAGGACATGAACCCCGGCATCATGGGGGGACTGCCGGTGCCTTCTAAAAGTGAAGAGCAGAAGAGGATTGAGAGGGCAATGGAGAGCTGCGCTTTTAAATCTCTTTTGGCCTGCGTAGGAG GGTTTGTCCTCGGTGGAGCGTTTGGCGTTTTCACAGCAGGCATCGACACCAATGTTGGTTTTGATCCCAAAGACCCTACGAGAACCCCGACCGCTCGAGAGGTCCTCAGAGACATGGGCCAACGGGGCATGTCCTACGCTAAGAATTTTGCTATCGTGGGCGCCATGTTCTCCTGTACGGAGTGCATCATCGAATCG CACAGAGGAAAGTCTGACTGGAAGAATGCAGTGTACAGTGGCTGTATAACTGGAGGAGCAATTGGCTTTCGTG CTGGTCTTAAGGCTGGTGTCCTAGGATGTGGAGGCTTTGCTGCTTTTTCTGCTGCCATTGAGTATTACCTGCGATGA
- the LOC133650670 gene encoding ester hydrolase C11orf54 homolog, with product MSAISKTEKVQLHVPDLEELTTVLKKGLEDNFAEVTVSVVECPDLTKEPFYFPVKGLCGSPRVTDVGGVPYLVPVVQRHKEYDLNAISKEVDLPGAFFLGAGAVPSRVVGMNAELIPLVLTEAEGRPAVNSSYFSSINPADGQCLQERYSDKFSDCNFALLGNFYACEGKPGKVIKVHAKKRTGDYSIVTALRKTLEVEYPDKSLALGGTFIIQKGKANIHIMPREFSGCPLVTDEAVNNWLKHFEVNAPLICQSVLVSKDPGLDLRVEHTHCFSHHGEGGHYYIDTTPDSVEYLGYFMPAESIYRIDRPKETHTVGRD from the exons ATGTCAGCTATTAGCAAAACTGAAAAGGTTCAGCTGCACGTCCCTGACCTGGAGGAACTAACTACTG TGTTAAAAAAAGGACTGGAAGATAACTTTGCAGAAGTTACAGTGAGTGTTGTGGAATGTCCCGACCTTACCAAGGAGCCCTTCTACTTTCCTGTTAAAG GTTTGTGTGGAAGTCCTCGGGTCACGGATGTGGGAGGAGTACCCTACCTGGTACCTGTGGTTCAAAGGCATAAG GAGTATGACTTGAATGCAATATCAAAGGAGGTGGATCTACCAGGAGCGTTCTTTCTTGGGGCAGGAGCTGTTCCTTCCAGAGTCGTGGGAATGAACGCAGAG CTGATACCTCTAGTTCTAACTGAAGCAGAAGGAAGGCCTGCAGTGAACAGCAGCTACTTCTCCTCCATCAATCCAGCAGATGGTCAGTGTCTGCAAGAAAGATACAGCGACAAATTCTCAGACTGTAACTTTGCTCTGCTCGGGAATTTTTACGCTTGTGAGGGGAAGCCGGGAAAG GTCATTAAGGTACATGCCAAGAAGAGAACCGGAGACTACAGCATAGTGACGGCCTTGAGAAAGACTCTGGAAGTGGAGTACCCTGATAAAAGCCTTGCCCTGGGGGGCACCTTCATCATCCAGAAGGGGAAAGCCAACATCCACATCATG CCCAGAGAGTTCTCCGGCTGTCCACTGGTCACCGATGAAGCGGTCAACAACTGGCTGAAGCACTTTGAGGTGAACGCCCCCCTCATCTGCCAGTCTGTGCTTGTATCCAAGGACCCT GGACTGGACCTACGTGTGGAGCACACACACTGCTTCAGCCACCATGGAGAAGGTGGCCACTACTACATCGACACCACACCTGACAGTGTGGAGTACCTGGGCTACTTCATGCCTGCGGAGTCTATTTACCGCATCGACAGACCTAAAGAGACACATACAGTGGGAagagattaa